In the Cellulomonas sp. C5510 genome, ACCTCCTGGCGGTACGCGGCCTCGACCAGCGCGCCCCGCTCCGGGAAGTGGCGGTACAGCGTGCCGATGCCGACGCCGGCGCGCTGGGCGATCGACTCGAGCGGCGTGTCCGGGTCCTCCGCGAGCGCCTCCGCCGCGACGGCGAGCAGCCGGGCGCGGTTGCGCGCGGCGTCGGCGCGCAGCGGCTTGGCGGCGGGTGCGGTGGTCACGGCGAATCCCCTCTTGCGAACCGGAGGGCCCTCCGGTTAAGGTTCCGGAGGAAACGAGAGGTCCCTCCGTTTCTATCCCAGGGTACGCCGCCCCCGCCGATGCGTCGACGCCGCGCGACCCCGCCCCGGCCCGCGGCAGCCGCCGCGCCCCGGACCCACACGACCGCCCCGCTCGATGGAGGCACCCCATGGCCAGCACCTTCCGCGGACTCACCTTCGACGCCTACGACGCGCACGCCGTCGCGCTGTTCTGGGCCGCCGCCCTCGGCCGGGACGTCGCGCCCGGCGCCAGCCCCGAGCGCGCCGAGGTGACCGCCGACACCGGCGCGCCCCGGCTCGCCTTCGAGCGCGTCCAGCCCGGCGGCGTCGTCCGCAACACCCTGCACCTCGACCTCGTCACCACCGACCTCGAGCGCGAGTCGGAGCGTCTCGTACGCCTCGGCGCCCGGCGGGTCGGCACCGTCGGCGGGACGGCCCGGTGGGTCAGCCTGACCGACCCGGAGGGCAACGCCTTCGACCTGGTTCCGGCCGCCTGACGCTCCCCCCACCTGCAGCTGAGCAGCGCTTCCGGATGCGGGACGCCGCCAGGCGTGCGACGGTCGTCTCCGACCGCACCACGTCACCTGGAGGTGTCCGATGGGATTCTTCGCATTTCTGCTGCTCGGCTTGATCGCCGGCGCGATCGCCAAGGCGATCCTCCCGGGCCGTCAGGCCGGAGGGTGGTTCGTCACGCTGCTGCTCGGCGTCGTCGGCGCCCTGCTGGGCGGCTGGCTCGGCAGCGTCCTGTTCGACGCCCCGCTCGAGGAGTTCTGGTCCCTGCAGACCTGGCTCCTCGCGATCGGCGGTTCGATCATCGTCCTGCTGATCTACGGCGCCCTGACCGGACGCCGGGGCGCTCGCGCCTGAGCGTCCGCCCCCCAGGGGGCACCGACCCGGCCCGGCGCTGGTGGGAGACCACCGCCGGGCCGTGCCGGGCACCGGCCGCACGGTGGGACACCGCACGGCACGGCACCCGGCACGACGAGGGCTCGCACATCCGCACCAGCGGCTGCGCGAGCCCTCGTCGCCGTCCGGGGGGCTTCAGGCCTGCGGCGCCAGCGTGAAACCCGGGCTGCCGGCCGCGGAGGGGTCCGCGTCGAGCGTGAGGTCCGCGAGCGCGGTCGCCGTCTCCGGCGGGACGAACACGGTGGCACCGTCGGAGGCGATGACCTCGTCCCCCGGCACGGCCTCCGGGACGAGGGCCAGCTCGAACGATCCGAGCTGCTGCTGCGACTCGGCGATCCGCAGGCCACCCGAGTCGGGCAGCCCGGCACGGGTGGTCAGGTCGCGGACGGCGGTGCTGGCGTTGTCGGTCAAGGTGAGCACAGGGGCTCCTCTCGTTGCCGGTGGCGGCCGGGACACCAGGGGCGAACCGGCCATCGGTCCCATCCACCGTCGACAGGATCCGGACCCGCTGCAACCCGGCGTCCGCTGGGCAAGACCACGGGTGTCCGCTGCGCGGAGCCCGGTGGACAGCGGCGCGACCGGCAGGGATGCTACGCGCCCACGCACCCCAGCCCCGCCCGCGCACCCAAGCCCCACCCACGCACCCAAGCCCGCGCCCGCGCGCGCAAGCCCGCGCCCACAACCCCGCATGCGCGCCCACAGCCCCGCATGCCCGCCGAGAGTCCAGGACTCGCCCGGGTTCCCGGCCGCGCCCCGGCGTGTCCTGGACTCTCGGTCACGGCCCGCGAGGCCGCGGAGGGCGTCAGCGCGGGTCGCGCGGGGCGCTGCGGACCGACCGTCGGGTCGGGGGCTGGGCGGCGCCCTCACCGGCCGACCGGTCCTGGTCGGCCGGTCCGGGTGCGTCCTCCCCGACGGCCGGCAGCACCATCGTGCCTGGCCCAGCCGGGTCGATGAGCTGGGTCTCGTCCGTCCGCGGCACGCGGACCTCCGTGCCCGGCTCCCGGGCGTCTGCCGGTGTCGCCGACGGGTCCGGCGCGTCCGCGCCCGCCTCCGCACGGGAGCCCGACGCGGGCGGGGGCGCGGGCCGGGCGGCGTCGTCCACGGCCGCGCCGGTCAGCGCGCCCGACCCCGTCGGAGCCTCCGAACGGACCGGCTCCTCGTCGCGCGCCACGGCGCCGGCCGGAGCGCCCGACCCCGTCGGAGCCTCCGAACGGGCAGGCTCCACGGCCTCCGGGACCGTGCCCGCCGGTGCCTGCGGTGCGCGGTCGTCCGACCCGTCCGGCACGTCCCCGGCCGGCGGAGTCGCGGCGGGCACCGCCGCCGTCCCGGGCGCCGCGACGACGCCCACGGTCCTGCCGCCGGACGTCCGCCCCGCGGGCGCCTCCTCCTGCGCGCGCGCCTCGGCGGCGTGCTCCTCCCGCTCGGCGATCACGTCCTGCCCGGGGCCGGCGAACGACCGCGAACGCTCCAGCGCCTCGACGCTCCCGGTGAACAGGCGGGCGTCCTGCTGACCGCCCTCGGGAGCCGCGGCGAGGGGACCCGGGCCCTCCTCGAGCTGCGCGCGCGGCCGGTCGCCGACGGGCACCTCGGCACCACGGGTCGTCTCGATGCGGGTGCGGGGCAGGCCCTGCGGGGCGGACCGCTGCAGGTACGCCACGAGCCCCTCGCGCAGGTAGCAGCGCAGGTCGAACAGCGTCGGGGCGTCGGCGGCGCTGGCCAGCGCCCGCAACCGCACCACCCCGTTGACGGCGTCGGTGACCTGCAGCACGCCGACGCGGTGGTCCCACAGGTCGGTCGCGGCCAGCAGGCGGTTGAGCTCGGCGCGCAGGTCGTCGACGGGCACCTGCCAGTCGACGTCGATCTCGACGGTCCCCAGCAGCTCGGCCGCGCGGCGGGTCCAGTTCTCGAACGGGGTCTGCGTGAAGTAGGTCGACGGCAGGATCAGCCGGCGGTCGTCCCAGACGTGCACGACGACGTAGGTCAGCGTGATCTCCTCGATGCGGCCCCACTCGTCCTCGACGATCACGACGTCGTCGACCCGGATCGCGTCGGTGAAGGCGAGCTGCAGGCCGGCGAACACGTTCGCGAGGCTGCTCTGCGCCGCGAGGCCCGCGACGATCGACAGCACCCCGGCGGACGCCAGCAGGCTCGCCCCGAACGCGGACACCCCCGGGAACGTGAGCAGCACGGCCGCGGTCGCGACGATGACGAGCACCGCGACGGTGATGCGGCGCAGCAGCTGGATCTGCGTGCGGACGCGGCGGGCGTGGCGGTTGTCCTTCACGTCGACCCGGTAGCGGGACAGCGCGGCGTCCTCGACGACGAACGCGAGGGTGCCGACCAGCCAGGTGACGGCGACGATCAGCGCGATGAGCAGGACGTGCCCGGTGAGCCGCATCCAGCCGGAGGACTCCCAGGTGCCGTCCGGCACGGACACCCGCAGGGCGATCCAGGTCGCGATCACGACGAGCACGGCCCGCAGGGCGTGCTTGGACCGCCGGGCCAGGTCGGCGGCGATGACGGACTTCTTGGCGACGGAGCGCACCAGGGCGCCGATGACGACGGCCACCAGCAGGGCGGCGACGACGGCGCCGGCGACGGACAGCACCGGGACGAGGACGTCGCGGGCGGTGTCGGCGGTCTCGGACTCGACGGCTGCAGGGATCACGGCGCCCATCCGACCACGCTCACCCCGGGGCCCTCCACCGCAGCGGGCGGCCGGCGCGGAGCCTGCGCACGACCTGCACACCCCAGCGGGGCCCGCAGCAGCCACCCGTGGGGGCGCGTCCCGGACGTGCGGGCCGTGTCCGCGCACGTCAGCATGGGATCCCCAGGACGCCCGGAGGAGTGCCGTGCCGACCAGCCGCAACCCGCGCGTGTGCGTGCTCGCACCCACGCCGATCCTCACCGTCACGCTCGAGAACGG is a window encoding:
- a CDS encoding VOC family protein; the encoded protein is MASTFRGLTFDAYDAHAVALFWAAALGRDVAPGASPERAEVTADTGAPRLAFERVQPGGVVRNTLHLDLVTTDLERESERLVRLGARRVGTVGGTARWVSLTDPEGNAFDLVPAA
- a CDS encoding GlsB/YeaQ/YmgE family stress response membrane protein, whose translation is MGFFAFLLLGLIAGAIAKAILPGRQAGGWFVTLLLGVVGALLGGWLGSVLFDAPLEEFWSLQTWLLAIGGSIIVLLIYGALTGRRGARA
- a CDS encoding adhesin, which gives rise to MLTLTDNASTAVRDLTTRAGLPDSGGLRIAESQQQLGSFELALVPEAVPGDEVIASDGATVFVPPETATALADLTLDADPSAAGSPGFTLAPQA
- a CDS encoding mechanosensitive ion channel domain-containing protein produces the protein MIPAAVESETADTARDVLVPVLSVAGAVVAALLVAVVIGALVRSVAKKSVIAADLARRSKHALRAVLVVIATWIALRVSVPDGTWESSGWMRLTGHVLLIALIVAVTWLVGTLAFVVEDAALSRYRVDVKDNRHARRVRTQIQLLRRITVAVLVIVATAAVLLTFPGVSAFGASLLASAGVLSIVAGLAAQSSLANVFAGLQLAFTDAIRVDDVVIVEDEWGRIEEITLTYVVVHVWDDRRLILPSTYFTQTPFENWTRRAAELLGTVEIDVDWQVPVDDLRAELNRLLAATDLWDHRVGVLQVTDAVNGVVRLRALASAADAPTLFDLRCYLREGLVAYLQRSAPQGLPRTRIETTRGAEVPVGDRPRAQLEEGPGPLAAAPEGGQQDARLFTGSVEALERSRSFAGPGQDVIAEREEHAAEARAQEEAPAGRTSGGRTVGVVAAPGTAAVPAATPPAGDVPDGSDDRAPQAPAGTVPEAVEPARSEAPTGSGAPAGAVARDEEPVRSEAPTGSGALTGAAVDDAARPAPPPASGSRAEAGADAPDPSATPADAREPGTEVRVPRTDETQLIDPAGPGTMVLPAVGEDAPGPADQDRSAGEGAAQPPTRRSVRSAPRDPR